From the genome of Kluyveromyces lactis strain NRRL Y-1140 chromosome F complete sequence:
AGCTTTTGAATAAGGCgtttttcaagatcaataacaataatagTGGTTCTGACGATAATCACGGACAGAACGGGTCCGGTGTTGATAGCGATGATGGGTTGAATCTACGagagaagaaaaacatgTCTGAACTTACGTCTGAGTCTGATAGCGATTGTATCAGTGGAGAAGACGATTCTGGGGATACAGgtgacgatgacgatgtAGAAAAGAAGGAGGAAGAGCAggatgatgaggatgaagatgatagAGCACTGGGGCCCGGGACGACGAAAAGGAATAGTGGACGTTTCAATGATGAGGACAACGAGGGAGGAGAAGAACaggtttcaatttcagagAGTAATTTCGAATACAAGGACTATCGTCCCAACCTTGATATTTTAGACGACTTGTTGGATGACGAGGAACTGTATACAGAGCTTATGTGCTCGAATTTCAAACTATTGGTGTTTTTCAGGTATCCTGAAGTGTTAGCAAGGTTGGTTGATTATGTGACCAACGAACACGTATTAGAACCAGCTGACGATAGCATGGTCGATGaggaacaacaagaagGGGAAAATGGGTCGGATTCATCCGATAACGATGCAGAGGAAGATCAGGGTAAACAAGGTTCTCCAGAGGCAGAAGCGGATTCAGGGGATGACTTAGAGaattcagaagatgaaaataatactCAATCACAATACCAAAATACACTGGACGTCGTTCCAGATAATGCATCTGAGTCTTCAGCTGAAACGAGTATCACTCTACCACCAGAAAGTGAAGAACAGGTAGAGTCAAGAAGAGCCAGGATCGCTGCAGAGATTCTCTCTGCGGATGTGTGGACCATTTCCTCTGCATTCATGGATAACGAAGACCTTCTAGTCAAGTTATGGTCCACTTTGGAACACCCTGCTCCACTTTCAATCATTGCATCCACATATTTCATGAAAATCAATGAACGTTTATTAGATATGGACATTAGTGGCATGATAAACTTCATTTTAAAACAAGAGAATATAGTTGATAGATTTATTGCACACATCGATAACCCTCCATTGATGGATTTCCTTCTTAAAGTCATTTCTACGGATAAACCAGATGCTCCAACTGGAATAATCgcattattgaagaaacaacattTGATATCTAAATTGTTAGATTATTTATCAATTGAACAcgattcttcaattcaatcTGCTGCAGGCGATTTCTTAAAAGCTTTGATTACCATCAGtgcaaattcaaataaCGAAATCGCATCTGCTATAGGTCCTAATGAGTTGACTAGAGAATTAGTTTCCGCAGAAATGGTTTCCAAATTGGTTAATATTATGTTACAATGTGGCACATCGTTAAGCAACGGTGTTGGGATAGTGATAGAACTTATCAGAAAGAACAATTCTGATTACGATTTCGTACAGGTGATGTATACAACATTGGAAACACACCCACCATCTGATAGAGATCCAGTGTATTTGGGACATTTGGTTAGATGCTTTGCAAATAAGATGGATAGATTTAACAAGATCCTTTTGGAAACGAAGCTTGACCCATTGGAGACACCTTTCGGAAGCATTGAGCCGTTAggttttgaaagatttaaGATTTGCGAACTTGTTGCTGAACTTTTACACTGCTCGAACATGGGATTGTTAGGTGAACCATCAGGAGAGGCTATTGTACTTGAACGAGActtgaaaagagaagagattttgaaagaaatggaagaACAGCTTGAGAATGAAAACGCATCTGATGCAGAAACTGGATATTATGACGGTGAAGATGATACTGCTCATGCTAATAATCTTCATAGGGAATTACAAGACCTCAATATAAATGCGACGCTGAAAGACTCTGAAGCTACTGATGAAGTAGAGGACGTCAAAGATGTTGGAGATGCTGGAGATGTTGATGCTTCCTTGGCTGAAAGAACAGATATACATTCCGAAACTTCATCAGATTCTGAAGTTACCGAAAAAGTTCTGAGAGAAAATCCAGTTGTTGGtgatttattgaaaatttctTTACAAGATAACAACATCATTACAACCATACTTGATATGTTTTTCAGGTTCCCCTGGAACAATTTCTTGCATAACGTTGTTTTCGATATTGTGCAGCAAATTTTCAATGGACCACTGAAGTCTGGATATAACAAATTTCTCTTGGCAgatctcttttcttctgctCATATTACCGATGTCATTATGGAAGGCGACAGGAAATGTCTAGAGTACGAGAAAGAGACTGGAATCAGACTTGGTTACATGGGTCATTTAACATTGATCGCCGAGGAAGTTGCCAAATTCGCTGCCTATATAGAAGAAGCCAATGTGACTTTCGCATCACCTGTAGTGCAAGAAGGACTCAATGAACCTAAATGGAAAGAGTACTGCGATACAATTCTCACCgaaacaagagaaaaatataGCTCTTTACTCGGAGATGACGGTTTCGACGAAGGTGAAAACGACGAGGGCGATGACGAGATTTACGAAGACGATGATGCTATAAATGAAAACGAGAAAAGGTTTGTGAATGTGAACGGGTCCCTGGAGTATGACGATGCCGATGAGGATGAAAATCCGAATGAATTAGGTGCCGACAACTGTTTCGTTTATGAAGACAACATGGGTAATAAGACAAAAATCCAAGTACGACTAGACAACAACGATGAGCATGACTCGTCGTACGGTGGAGATTTGAATAAGTTTAGCAACTACATGTCAAATCAGATTAAATCCGGCTTAAACATGGCTGACAATGCCgaggaagaagacgaagGAGACGAAGAGGAAGATATTTGGAATGGTGAATCATCCAACACATTCCAACCGCAAGTCCCCAATaaaaccttcttcaacagcTCCATGTTCCATTCCCACCAATTTGATCTGTCACctgacgatgaagaagattatTTAGATCCTAACGACGATGGGCAATCTTATGCAAAACCAAACCATCCTTTATACTCCAGCATGTTATCACCGGGTGGTATGCCCTACGATGCACCAGACGAAGAACTCAACGATCTTGATGTAAACGACGATGATGAGGACGAcgacgaagatgatttcGATGCTGATACTGATGTTGGAACACATAGCGGCATTTCTCATCGTTCGAATGAATACTCCCTGCGTCGTACTTCCAGTAATGATAAGATCCCTTACGATCTCGCTGAGCAGAGTAGTAGAGCAATGGGAATGCCTGCTTTGCAAAGATCAAGCTCACATGATACAGATTAACAATGCAGCCTTATCCCCAAACACGAATCCTTATCAACACAAATTGATATATAATAAACATTTACTTTTCCTCTGTTTATCGTTAGTTCAAGTAGTAATAATAttaataatagtaatagtaataataacatACGAGTAACACTAATTCAAATCTTAATTCTCATGTCATCAATACATACTGCAATTTGTTAATTTGGGTATTGTTGGAtttctcttccttttcGTCTCAATGCATCACTTAATTTTATGAATCTGAAACCATGAATTCTTGTTATTGACAAAAACTGGTCTGTTTAGAACCGAACTGGATCTTAATAAATTGAACCCCGAAGTCCAAAGAGCCCACCAATACACTTTCACACCCAATGGCATCATCTAAGGCTTCTATCTTCTCCTTCCTTCCTCTTTACAACCTACTTTCTGCTTCTGCCTGGGCTTATGTCCTATATCAAGTCGTGACCCTTTACCCAAAGATCGGTCAACcaagtttctttattgCTACCAAGGATTTAGTCACGTACGTTCAATGCGGTGCTATAATTGAAGTCAcaaattctttgtttgGAATAGTCCGTGCTCCGCTAGTGACCACTGCTGCTCAAGTGGCCTCTCGACTCTTGGTAGTCATCGGTATCTTCCAGTATGTGCCGGAAGCAGAAAATGCGCATAAAATATATTACATCACGTTGTTGTCGGCATGGTGTATTGCTGAAATAGTGAGGTACATGttctacttcttcaacttggtGGCTCAAGCGCCTACTGTACTTGTTGTATTGAGATATAACATGTTTTACGTGCTATATCCATTGGGCGTCGGCAGCGAATTGTTCATAATTTATTCTGCATTGCCGTTGGCTGAAGCAAAATACAATATCTTGTACAAGTATTTCTTAATTGCAGGTATGCTAGCCTACATTCCAGGGTTCCCGGTGCTATTCTCACACATGGTTGCCCAAAGAAGGAAGGTCATGAGATCCTTGAACGGTGATAAACGCAAATCTGCATGAATTGTCACAGGATTAAAAGAATAGTTTGACTCATGTATAAAAGTTCTGTAACATTTGTAACATACCCGAATGAATGCACAAATGAAACGACGCTGTCCCTTGGCGTGGCCGTTGGCTCTTCCTTCTCATGACTGTGTGTGTGCCCTACTTTTCACGTCACGTCACGTGACTGACATCAACACTTAACTCTCGAAGGCTCAAAAAATTTTCTGTTGAAACAGTATACGACTAGTTGAACAACATTTAAGACAAGTGAGAAGAAGCAGATTGAAAGGGCTATTGCATCTGCCAATTGTCGTTCGAATCAGTGCAGAAACGATGTTCAAGAATATCAGTCATATGTTTGCCCTCCCAGTAAGGCAAATGGTGGGTTTCAGCCCATTTCTTCAACCTTTGAAGAGAAGTTTCATCAGAACAACACACTCGGTAGCAGAAAAAGCGAAGGTGAATTTAACGCCGTTGAAGTTATCCAATGAGCTATATGCCGTATTCAGAATACACAACAGACCATACTTGGTGACAGAAGGAGATAAGGTTATCTTACCGTTTAAACTGAAGCAAGCAGAGGTCGGCGATGTGCTAAATTTGACTGATGTGACTACCATTGGTTCTCGTAACTTCAAGCTCGTGGACGAACCTATTGATCCATCTCTATACACTATTAAGGCTACAGTTCTTGAGAAGACAAAACGCCCGCTTAGAGTGAGAGAAGTTAccaagagaagaaacagGAAAGTGCGTCATGCGGTCAATAAAGCCGATTTGACTATTCTGAGAATATCCGAGCTAAAAGTCAATTAATGAACTAACCCTCCTACAAAATCGTGTAAATAAAAGTTTAATATAATGTTAGGTCGTTATAGATCGATTAGAAATACTATACCATCTAGTAACTATGTTTTAGTGGCAGCATCTCATCGAATTTGTTAGAAACGTTTACCGTTTTAGAGAATAGATATAAATTCAAATAGAAACAATTGTAATTAATACCATTTTAATCGTTAATAAAGAGGGGAGAAAGACGATAAGAGAAGAGCTTAGTGCAACAATTACTGGGTATCGATACTTTAGTATCTGATAAGTAAAGTCCCGCTAAATATAGATGAACCGTGGATGATATgtctttcttgaagaagaagagtagCACTGCTGGACATTCAAGGTCAGGATCTGCCTCATCTATACTCAACAAACATGTTGATCCTGCCAATATCAGTGAGTTTTATCCATCGTCATTGGATCACAAGGTGACCAGTGGTTTGAAGAACGATTATAGTTTTGATTCCAGCAGCAAGGGATCCAGGAAGTCCTCTGGTGGGAGCACCAATTCGTTAACATCTGAGCGACTATTATTCAATTGGGATGTCACTGATCCGAGCCAGTGGACGATGCCCAGGATAATACAGTGGTTCAGAGCTAACGATTTCAACGATCAGTGGATTACATTTTTCAAGAGGAATAGTATAAGCGGGAATAAGTTCTTGAAACTTCTAGCTTACGATAATTTTGCACCATACGAGAAGTCCTTACAACAGTCCAAGAGTTCAAGTTACGAAAGGTTTCAGTacttattgaagaaaacgcTGGAAGAAAACGTGGTGAAGGGAAACAACAGGAATGGTAATCGGATTATCAATAATTCAAGGTCGTCGAGTGAGTCTGCTAAGGTCAGCCAAAGGTTATCGACATCTTTTTCTACCCATATAAGAAGTACATCAGAATCGGCGCTGTTGAATATTGAGAATATTACGAAAGACAGTTCTTCTAGTGAACCTACCACATCAAAAAAGCAAGAAGCAAGCAATTACAGTTTACCCTTGAGGCAGGCAAAGACCAATAGCGCAAGTGCATTATATAGACGAAGCTTGATCAGCTTACGAAATGCATCATCTACGAAGGATAACGCATCTAAGAATGATATCAAGATAACTATACCCCCAAGACCTCTATCTACGACAGAAAATACTAATAAATCACCGACAACACCATCATCTGTTAGTCCCTCTCATACAGCTTATACCGGTATTTTCAGGCGACAACATAAGACCAGTTCTTCGGAATCCTCCCTGTTTACTTCGATTTTTGGACATGGTGTGGTTGAAGAGCCTGAGGAAACTCCTAAACCCAGACCAGTTGAAAATAGAAGGATTCCTGCCGCATCTACAGTAAATGCATCTACTTCGAAACAGTCGATTAACGTAGATGATAAGGCTAGGTTGTGGGATAAAATTAAGCGAAAGGGACAATTACCGGCAGAACCTTCTTCTCAGCCAGCAGCAAGAATAATCATAGAGGAAGTTAAGGAATCGCCAAAGGCGGAACCACCAGAAATTGTGATACCTGAAGAAATATACCCAAAACGACCCTCAGATTCGAGGGAACTCTTCATTATGTTGACGAAAGATAATTCAACTTTCAGTCCGTTCAACGTCCAACCTCATCTTGGTACGGATGTCAGTGAGCTAAAAAAAGCTGTGGCTCTAGCACTTGGGTTAACACATTCTAATTTCAGTATTCATCTGACAGATTTTGGAGCGGAATTTGGCTCTCAGATACCAGACGGTCTATTAGCTGACTTTCAGAAGACGtctttccaaaatattCCTAACAAACTCTATATCCAGGACCTAGAAAAGAAGGCTAATCTGAATCCAAGACCAAGAACTGAAACACTGGCTAGTCAACATTCGACGGCAGCTAGTACAAAGAGTAAAACATCCGTGAAATCAAATGCAAGTGCTGCGAGTAACGGAGAAGGCTCTTCGTCTGACTTGACTTCGATCGATGATCAAGGCTCTTCTCACCGTAGAGCTTATCCACAAACGCCCAGCCACTATTATGATAATAGCACATCAGCTGAAACAGACTATTGGTCGTTCAAGGATTCTGTGCCAGAGACCATATCTGATGCTCCTCACATTACTTTACCCAAAAGTAGGCCCAGTCTTAAACTCAATAGTTCTGTTTTGAATACACATGCTTCAGAGAAAAGTACCTTCCGAATCATCAGGCAGACAAGTGATACTgatattgatttcaataaaagaCGTGAATCTCCCTACGTAAGAGTGGCCGAATTAGCACCGAAGAGAAAGGCTCCAAAGCCACCAGTAAATGGCAATCCGGTTACATCCGGGTCGTTGCCTAGCGCGGCTGCTAAAAATGTTTCAGAATCGCCATTGGAATCGCCGCCAAAGTTAGATAGAAATGGAAAGACAATATATCAGAAGAATAAACCAAGACCTCCACCTCCTCTGACGACAGAACTCGGCTCTAGACGTTCTGTGTCGTCATTAAGCGGCCAGGATCTGAACGAGGTAAAGGAGTCACCGGTTCAATCGTTTACTCCTGCTTCAACACAAGTTATGGTTCCTCAACCATATAAAGGTGCTTTGGAAACGTTGAAACCTCGTAAATCTAGCGCAGATTTATCAATCAGACCGCGGATGTCTTTAAGACAATTCAGCAGGTCAAATTCCTCTCTAAACCGAAAAGTGCTGTCAACTTCTCGACAAACACTCAACAGGACCAATTCTAAACCATTAGTCACCTCATCTACGGCTGCGGATATCTTTGATGAGAATGATATCTCTTTTGCTGATGCACCAGAGCTTTCCGACTCAGACGACTATTCTGCCTCTTCTGACGAAATAATATGGTCCAGAGATAGGAAGTCCATATCAAATGACGTACCTGAATTTAGTTTCAATACTGAAGATACCATTGATCTTGTAGGAACTGATACTACGCAAGTGTCTGTCGGTGCAACTGAAGGTTCTGACacaccaaagaaaatggcATTAAGACCCTCTCCTGATGTTGTTTATCAGAACTTGGAAAAATTCTTTCCAGATGCTGATCTAGATAATCCAATCCTTGAAGGATTAACACCCCCACCTTCCCCAAATGCAGACAGTTCACCTCCAAGCCCTAGAGGTTTTGAAAAGTCATTAAAGACAAAATCAGAGCAACAGCCAGCATTTCTTTCTAGTCGTGGTGAAAGTTCTCAGTTCTTGACCCCCGTCAAAAGCCTTAAACCACCTAAGAGAACAAAGACCATCAGAATAATTGCCCAAGAAGCAAGCGAGGCGAGAAAAAATGAGGTGTCTCAGAaattgcaaagaaaaaatactaAGATGTGGGGTACCAAAGTCGTAGAAATAACGGATAAACGCACAATCTCAATTAACAAATCCAGAAACTCTAGGGGTGAGTATAAAGAGTTTGCATGGATTAAAGGTGAAATTATTGGTAAGGGTTCTTTCGGTGCAGTGTATCTAGCTTTGAACGTTACAACAGGAGAAATGCTCGCAGTCAAACAAGTGACAGTACCCGAGTTTAGCTCTCAAGATGAATCGGCAATAAGTATGGTTGAAGCTTTAAAATCAGAAGTATCTACTTTAAAAGACTTAAATCACGTCAATATTGTCCAATATCttggttttgaagaaaaaaacgGGATCTATAGTTTGTTCTTGGAATATGTTGCAGGTGGCTCTGTTGGGTCGCTGATAAGAATGTATGGAAGGTTTGATGATCAACTGATAAGACACCTCACTAAACAAGTTTTGGAAGGATTGGCATATTTGCATTCAAAAGGAATACTTCATCGTGATATGAAAGCTGACAATTTGCTATTAGATAATGACGGTGTCTGTAAAATCAGTGATTTTG
Proteins encoded in this window:
- the SAP185 gene encoding Sap185p (similar to uniprot|P36123 Saccharomyces cerevisiae or to YJL098W uniprot|P40856 Saccharomyces cerevisiae YJL098W); translation: MSGSFWKFGQDYANEAPLTKLLNKAFFKINNNNSGSDDNHGQNGSGVDSDDGLNLREKKNMSELTSESDSDCISGEDDSGDTGDDDDVEKKEEEQDDEDEDDRALGPGTTKRNSGRFNDEDNEGGEEQVSISESNFEYKDYRPNLDILDDLLDDEELYTELMCSNFKLLVFFRYPEVLARLVDYVTNEHVLEPADDSMVDEEQQEGENGSDSSDNDAEEDQGKQGSPEAEADSGDDLENSEDENNTQSQYQNTLDVVPDNASESSAETSITLPPESEEQVESRRARIAAEILSADVWTISSAFMDNEDLLVKLWSTLEHPAPLSIIASTYFMKINERLLDMDISGMINFILKQENIVDRFIAHIDNPPLMDFLLKVISTDKPDAPTGIIALLKKQHLISKLLDYLSIEHDSSIQSAAGDFLKALITISANSNNEIASAIGPNELTRELVSAEMVSKLVNIMLQCGTSLSNGVGIVIELIRKNNSDYDFVQVMYTTLETHPPSDRDPVYLGHLVRCFANKMDRFNKILLETKLDPLETPFGSIEPLGFERFKICELVAELLHCSNMGLLGEPSGEAIVLERDLKREEILKEMEEQLENENASDAETGYYDGEDDTAHANNLHRELQDLNINATLKDSEATDEVEDVKDVGDAGDVDASLAERTDIHSETSSDSEVTEKVLRENPVVGDLLKISLQDNNIITTILDMFFRFPWNNFLHNVVFDIVQQIFNGPLKSGYNKFLLADLFSSAHITDVIMEGDRKCLEYEKETGIRLGYMGHLTLIAEEVAKFAAYIEEANVTFASPVVQEGLNEPKWKEYCDTILTETREKYSSLLGDDGFDEGENDEGDDEIYEDDDAINENEKRFVNVNGSLEYDDADEDENPNELGADNCFVYEDNMGNKTKIQVRLDNNDEHDSSYGGDLNKFSNYMSNQIKSGLNMADNAEEEDEGDEEEDIWNGESSNTFQPQVPNKTFFNSSMFHSHQFDLSPDDEEDYLDPNDDGQSYAKPNHPLYSSMLSPGGMPYDAPDEELNDLDVNDDDEDDDEDDFDADTDVGTHSGISHRSNEYSLRRTSSNDKIPYDLAEQSSRAMGMPALQRSSSHDTD
- the PHS1 gene encoding enoyl-CoA hydratase PHS1 (similar to uniprot|P40857 Saccharomyces cerevisiae YJL097W Protein required for cell viability); amino-acid sequence: MASSKASIFSFLPLYNLLSASAWAYVLYQVVTLYPKIGQPSFFIATKDLVTYVQCGAIIEVTNSLFGIVRAPLVTTAAQVASRLLVVIGIFQYVPEAENAHKIYYITLLSAWCIAEIVRYMFYFFNLVAQAPTVLVVLRYNMFYVLYPLGVGSELFIIYSALPLAEAKYNILYKYFLIAGMLAYIPGFPVLFSHMVAQRRKVMRSLNGDKRKSA
- the MRPL49 gene encoding mitochondrial 54S ribosomal protein bL21m (some similarities with uniprot|P40858 Saccharomyces cerevisiae YJL096W MRPL49 Mitochondrial ribosomal protein of the large subunit) produces the protein MFKNISHMFALPVRQMVGFSPFLQPLKRSFIRTTHSVAEKAKVNLTPLKLSNELYAVFRIHNRPYLVTEGDKVILPFKLKQAEVGDVLNLTDVTTIGSRNFKLVDEPIDPSLYTIKATVLEKTKRPLRVREVTKRRNRKVRHAVNKADLTILRISELKVN
- the BCK1 gene encoding mitogen-activated protein kinase kinase kinase BCK1 (uniprot|O60030 Kluyveromyces lactis BCK1 MAP kinase kinase kinase) codes for the protein MSFLKKKSSTAGHSRSGSASSILNKHVDPANISEFYPSSLDHKVTSGLKNDYSFDSSSKGSRKSSGGSTNSLTSERLLFNWDVTDPSQWTMPRIIQWFRANDFNDQWITFFKRNSISGNKFLKLLAYDNFAPYEKSLQQSKSSSYERFQYLLKKTLEENVVKGNNRNGNRIINNSRSSSESAKVSQRLSTSFSTHIRSTSESALLNIENITKDSSSSEPTTSKKQEASNYSLPLRQAKTNSASALYRRSLISLRNASSTKDNASKNDIKITIPPRPLSTTENTNKSPTTPSSVSPSHTAYTGIFRRQHKTSSSESSLFTSIFGHGVVEEPEETPKPRPVENRRIPAASTVNASTSKQSINVDDKARLWDKIKRKGQLPAEPSSQPAARIIIEEVKESPKAEPPEIVIPEEIYPKRPSDSRELFIMLTKDNSTFSPFNVQPHLGTDVSELKKAVALALGLTHSNFSIHLTDFGAEFGSQIPDGLLADFQKTSFQNIPNKLYIQDLEKKANLNPRPRTETLASQHSTAASTKSKTSVKSNASAASNGEGSSSDLTSIDDQGSSHRRAYPQTPSHYYDNSTSAETDYWSFKDSVPETISDAPHITLPKSRPSLKLNSSVLNTHASEKSTFRIIRQTSDTDIDFNKRRESPYVRVAELAPKRKAPKPPVNGNPVTSGSLPSAAAKNVSESPLESPPKLDRNGKTIYQKNKPRPPPPLTTELGSRRSVSSLSGQDLNEVKESPVQSFTPASTQVMVPQPYKGALETLKPRKSSADLSIRPRMSLRQFSRSNSSLNRKVLSTSRQTLNRTNSKPLVTSSTAADIFDENDISFADAPELSDSDDYSASSDEIIWSRDRKSISNDVPEFSFNTEDTIDLVGTDTTQVSVGATEGSDTPKKMALRPSPDVVYQNLEKFFPDADLDNPILEGLTPPPSPNADSSPPSPRGFEKSLKTKSEQQPAFLSSRGESSQFLTPVKSLKPPKRTKTIRIIAQEASEARKNEVSQKLQRKNTKMWGTKVVEITDKRTISINKSRNSRGEYKEFAWIKGEIIGKGSFGAVYLALNVTTGEMLAVKQVTVPEFSSQDESAISMVEALKSEVSTLKDLNHVNIVQYLGFEEKNGIYSLFLEYVAGGSVGSLIRMYGRFDDQLIRHLTKQVLEGLAYLHSKGILHRDMKADNLLLDNDGVCKISDFGISRKSNNIYSNSDMTMRGTVFWMAPEMVDTAHGYSAKVDIWSLGCVVLEMFAGKRPWSNFEVVAAMFQIGKSKTAPPIPDDTKDLVSPAGQSFLDQCFEIDPEMRPTADSLVGHPFCKTSSSFDFPKTKLAQFIKSNDKLNSSRLRISSQEL